Proteins from a genomic interval of Debaryomyces hansenii CBS767 chromosome E complete sequence:
- a CDS encoding DEHA2E01672p (weakly similar to uniprot|Q03088 Saccharomyces cerevisiae YPL032C SVL3), protein MSSDSHLHNRMDNPQTLLIGESSSLEYLTWALAEAKWQVTVVPLNGQRAEMQDKWWHLLVETETFAYLPHLSIGDMSQLATVLENTVTIKFDVVVVTYKCYEELQSNVMVLERLIDNRTVFLVDSNEDIWIAAKFRDLFPNNVVLSVYSDADCRSISHNSNCFRLMNDLTTIMVGFTSEITEGSSIAAVDGNGPAGETLIRLRNVFNDEHLQGKLVVLPAVYHRRLSKIIWKNIVRVICFESLSIIFEEPDILSLAKQINVAPLMKGVFQEILTICNYLKIKGLPSPYTESSKKLLQSSILLESNQRMKRTIACTNNREIYPQYLDATKLFYDFSRGIEINITSLLLKLLKVSDEFSIETPFLESTYSFMNRLITIRDGIDNNGNLCPSKLFQAKRISNDSKTIREINGIPPNKNMMNFPPFNPPPLPQPPTQSFFNSNPLVFMSEIHSHNNNSNNKKSSSNNNNKTHDLKKNGIPNALSCGLGDGPLNNTKSPYDKYYDAEAQINHKQQTETTMSDTPCANYPYSQNNTLSQSHHDLPIHGIHNLPPKHQAGINSHAYYMHQNNQYYQSANPNCYPHQQYQKPMYQPYNSSLSSFATLANTSQGTNYPNGNVSNEFVNRHGSFNIPKKRQTFFHASIPITRKTSSHKLRQSHASLLDMVQFDNLMDKTTSSRYGVELDTSSTVLNSANNSRGSKASSSRTSSKLQSPQIQPAANGHANFNNNIDDGHIRNADPYNGRSRK, encoded by the coding sequence ATGAGTTCGGATAGTCATTTACATAATCGAATGGATAATCCCCAGACCTTACTTATCGGAGAGTCTTCGAGTTTGGAGTACTTAACATGGGCGCTTGCAGAAGCAAAATGGCAGGTGACTGTGGTACCATTGAACGGGCAAAGAGCAGAGATGCAAGACAAATGGTGGCATTTACTCGTGGAGACGGAAACATTTGCATACTTGCCTCACTTAAGTATTGGGGACATGCTGCAGCTTGCGACCGTCTTGGAAAATACGGTCACCATTAAGTTTGATGTGGTTGTTGTAACATACAAATGTTACGAGGAGTTACAAAGCAATGTAATGGTGTTAGAGAGGTTGATCGATAATAGGACGGTGTTTTTAGTGGACTCGAATGAGGATATTTGGATTGCTGCAAAATTTAGAGACCTTTTCCCAAACAATGTGGTGTTATCTGTTTATTCAGACGCCGATTGTAGGAGTATAAGTCACAATTCGAACTGCTTCCGGTTGATGAATGATCTTACGACCATTATGGTTGGGTTCACGTCAGAAATAACAGAAGGGAGTTCAATAGCGGCAGTCGACGGAAACGGTCCAGCAGGCGAAACATTGATCCGGCTTAGAAACGTATTCAACGACGAACACTTGCAGGGAAAATTAGTGGTGTTACCAGCAGTTTATCACAGACGTCTCTCGAAGataatttggaagaatATCGTTAGGGTTATATGTTTTGAAAGCTTATCAATAATCTTTGAGGAGCCCGATATATTGTCGCTAGCTAAGCAAATCAATGTTGCACCATTGATGAAAGGTGTGTTCCAGGAAATATTGACAATATgcaattatttgaagattaaAGGATTGCCGTCACCCTATACGGAGAGttccaaaaaattattgcagTCATCGATATTATTGGAAAGTAATCAACGTATGAAAAGAACGATCGCTTGCACGAATAACCGGGAGATATATCCCCAATATCTCGACGCCACGAAATTGTTTTATGACTTTAGTCGGGGAATAGAAATCAATATCACAAGCCTCctattaaaattattaaaggtTTCTGATGAATTTTCTATCGAGACACCATTCCTTGAATCCACGTATAGCTTTATGAATAGGTTAATAACAATACGAGACGGGATCGATAATAACGGTAACTTGTGTCCAtcaaaattgtttcaaGCCAAGAGGATTCTGAATGATTCTAAGACTATCCGAGAAATCAATGGGATCCCGCcaaacaaaaatatgatgaattttCCTCCATTCAATCCGCCACCTTTACCACAACCGCCAACCCAGAGTTTTTTCAACTCAAACCCGCTAGTATTCATGAGCGAAATACACTCgcataataataacagtAACAACAAAAAAAGTAGCAGCaataacaacaacaaaacGCATGATTTAAAAAAGAATGGTATTCCAAATGCTCTAAGTTGTGGGTTAGGTGACGGACCCCTTAATAATACAAAGTCACCTTACGATAAATATTATGATGCAGAAGCCCAAATAAACCATAAGCAGCAAACAGAAACAACGATGTCCGATACACCATGTGCCAACTATCCATATTCACAGAATAATACGTTATCGCAATCTCATCACGATTTACCTATACATGGAATACACAACCTACCACCCAAACATCAGGCTGGAATAAATAGTCATGCATATTACATGCATCAGAACAATCAATACTATCAATCTGCTAATCCTAACTGTTATCCACATCAGCAATACCAGAAGCCTATGTATCAGCCATACAATTCCTCCTTGTCAAGTTTTGCAACACTTGCTAATACTTCTCAAGGAACAAACTATCCCAACGGCAATGTAAGCAATGAGTTTGTTAATAGACATGGCAGCTTTAATATCCCCAAGAAGAGACAAACGTTCTTTCATGCGTCAATCCCAATAACGCGGAAAACTAGTTCTCATAAATTACGTCAATCTCACGCAAGTCTTTTGGACATGGTccaatttgataatttaatgGACAAAACTACATCAAGCAGATATGGTGTTGAGCTAGACACCTCATCAACCGTTTTAAATAGTGCCAATAATAGCAGAGGAAGTAAAGCTAGTTCATCAAGAACAAGTTCCAAATTGCAATCACCTCAAATTCAGCCTGCGGCTAATGGCCATGCAAATTTTAATAACAACATAGATGACGGCCATATCAGAAATGCAGATCCATATAATGGCAGATCTAGGAAGTAA